A portion of the Candidatus Limnocylindrales bacterium genome contains these proteins:
- a CDS encoding TIGR03087 family PEP-CTERM/XrtA system glycosyltransferase, which produces MKILFIAHRIPYPPNKGDKIRSFNEIKYLSERHSISLMCLADEASDLTYKDELKKYCENVEVVFLNKRYARLKSLISLPLGKPLSLPYFFSKTLQQKIDRELRDNSYDLIFVFSSAMAQYVLPVCHIPKIMDFVDVDSEKWLQYARYTPFPFSAIYKLEGKRLRDYEKFIAQQFQQSIFVSESEANLFRSFFGPVGATSTSSDSIPAISAISNGLDYHYFKPMPEHREAASLVFTGAMDYLANVDGVLYFRNEILPRIKKEIPEVRFYIVGMNPVRKIRRLEKEDQNIVVTGFVKDTRQYLSKATVFVAPLRIARGIQNKVLEAMAMGIPVVATSVAFDGIKAIPGEALFVEDDPQEFASKVIRLIKDPLLREKISLRARETIEAQYDWTQSMNHLEEILKGLINGERKMTKIYVHL; this is translated from the coding sequence ATGAAGATTTTGTTTATTGCCCATCGGATACCTTATCCCCCTAATAAAGGGGACAAGATCCGATCCTTCAACGAAATCAAGTATTTATCCGAAAGGCATTCCATCTCCTTGATGTGTCTGGCAGATGAAGCCAGCGATCTTACCTATAAGGATGAGCTAAAAAAATATTGTGAAAACGTAGAGGTTGTGTTTTTGAATAAGCGTTATGCCAGGCTTAAAAGTCTGATTTCCTTGCCTTTGGGAAAACCGTTATCTTTACCGTATTTCTTCTCTAAAACATTGCAACAGAAGATTGACCGAGAACTGAGGGATAACTCCTACGATCTGATCTTTGTGTTTTCTTCTGCCATGGCGCAATATGTCCTGCCTGTCTGCCATATCCCGAAAATAATGGACTTTGTCGATGTAGATTCTGAAAAATGGCTACAATATGCCCGGTATACCCCCTTTCCCTTCTCGGCCATTTATAAACTTGAGGGAAAACGCTTGCGAGATTATGAAAAGTTCATTGCCCAACAATTCCAGCAGAGTATTTTCGTATCGGAAAGTGAGGCCAATTTGTTCAGGAGCTTTTTCGGCCCGGTAGGAGCCACCTCTACCTCATCGGATTCTATCCCGGCCATCTCTGCTATTTCCAATGGCTTAGATTATCATTATTTCAAACCCATGCCGGAACATCGTGAAGCAGCTTCCCTGGTGTTTACGGGAGCTATGGATTACCTGGCTAATGTCGATGGAGTCCTTTATTTTCGGAACGAAATCTTGCCCAGGATAAAAAAGGAAATTCCCGAAGTCCGATTTTATATCGTGGGCATGAATCCCGTTCGAAAAATACGGAGACTCGAAAAAGAAGATCAAAACATCGTGGTGACGGGATTTGTGAAGGATACACGACAATATCTTTCCAAAGCAACGGTGTTTGTAGCTCCCCTACGAATCGCCAGAGGTATTCAAAATAAGGTTCTGGAAGCCATGGCTATGGGTATTCCCGTGGTGGCCACCTCGGTGGCCTTCGATGGGATAAAGGCGATTCCGGGTGAGGCCCTTTTTGTGGAAGATGACCCTCAAGAATTTGCCAGTAAGGTTATCCGACTCATAAAAGATCCTCTTTTACGGGAAAAGATATCCCTTCGGGCAAGGGAGACTATTGAAGCCCAATATGATTGGACTCAAAGCATGAATCATTTGGAAGAGATATTAAAAGGATTGATCAATGGGGAGAGAAAAATGACTAAAATTTACGTTCACCTATGA
- a CDS encoding FemAB family XrtA/PEP-CTERM system-associated protein: MKIEFYTESKKVLWDEYVQRSDKATFFHLTGWKRAMERTFGYRSFYLLAEVNGQIKGILPLFLTRNLSFHKALISLPHAAYGGICADDKDTENLLLEEAKKLTQREGVDYLELRNIELKHADLPTKDLYVTFQQELYPDPEKNMESIYRKTRTMIRQGIKNNLQSEIGRDHLEEFYHIFASSYHNLGSPVYPLRLFKILLEEFPETCKILVVKHEGKILSGVMTFLFKNQVLPYYGGALKEAYDLKVNNFMYWELMKYGSEHGYKIFDFGRSKKGSGSFDFKKHWGMVPQPLHYQYYLNRSQQIPDINPLNPKYQRKIDLWKKLPLSVTKALGPLIVKYIP; encoded by the coding sequence ATGAAGATAGAATTCTATACAGAATCCAAAAAAGTCCTATGGGACGAGTATGTCCAAAGATCAGATAAGGCCACTTTTTTTCACCTGACAGGATGGAAACGGGCTATGGAGAGGACTTTTGGTTACCGGTCTTTTTATCTCCTGGCAGAGGTTAACGGTCAAATAAAGGGAATTCTGCCTTTGTTCTTAACCAGGAACCTTTCCTTTCATAAGGCCCTTATATCCCTTCCCCATGCCGCTTATGGAGGCATTTGTGCCGATGATAAGGATACAGAAAATCTACTTCTGGAAGAAGCCAAAAAATTGACCCAACGGGAAGGAGTCGATTACCTGGAGTTAAGGAATATAGAACTGAAACACGCCGATCTTCCAACTAAAGATCTCTATGTCACTTTTCAACAGGAGTTGTACCCAGATCCTGAGAAAAACATGGAAAGTATCTACAGAAAAACCCGAACGATGATTCGTCAGGGTATTAAAAATAATCTGCAATCGGAAATTGGAAGAGACCATCTGGAAGAGTTTTATCATATTTTTGCCTCCAGCTATCATAACCTGGGGTCGCCGGTTTATCCCCTCCGCCTGTTTAAAATTCTCCTGGAAGAATTTCCCGAGACCTGCAAGATTCTGGTAGTTAAACATGAGGGTAAAATCCTCTCCGGGGTGATGACCTTCCTTTTTAAGAACCAGGTCCTTCCCTATTACGGCGGGGCTCTCAAGGAAGCCTATGACCTTAAAGTCAACAATTTTATGTATTGGGAGCTCATGAAATATGGAAGTGAGCACGGCTATAAGATCTTTGATTTTGGGCGGAGTAAGAAAGGGTCTGGGTCTTTTGACTTTAAAAAACACTGGGGAATGGTCCCCCAACCGCTTCATTATCAGTATTACCTGAATCGCTCTCAGCAGATTCCCGATATTAATCCCTTGAATCCTAAATATCAAAGGAAAATCGACCTTTGGAAAAAACTTCCTTTATCTGTAACCAAAGCCCTGGGTCCGTTGATTGTGAAATATATCCCCTAA
- a CDS encoding glycosyltransferase family 4 protein: protein MKILYHHRTQAEDAQGIHIAEIIKAFRNLGHEVEEVSLVKIKSKEVQAPNLKLPMSRRSDFWSFLTRFSPKALYEAMEIAYNLIGYQKLSQAIQKFQPDFIYERYALYTFAGVLAAKRYGIPIILEVNAPLAYEQKVYGKLIFPKLAESLERWITSHTTKTVVVSTPLKKHLTGLGVPASHLEVIPNGIDPEQIHPGISGEGVRKKYHLAGKVVLGFIGWFRKWHGLEMLLEVMAEDSFKQTPVHLLLIGEGPAYDSLQKYVKVHALSDRVTFTGPIPHQQVAAYMAAMDVALQPSATPYASPMKLFEYMGMGKAIVAPKQENIEEILIHNESGILFEPSNKKALEEAILKCVQDASFRRRIGSRAREQIFERKYLWKENAKKVIQLVQKAI, encoded by the coding sequence ATGAAAATTTTATATCACCATCGTACCCAGGCAGAGGATGCCCAAGGTATCCATATTGCGGAGATTATAAAAGCCTTTCGAAATCTGGGCCATGAAGTCGAAGAGGTTTCGCTCGTCAAAATAAAAAGTAAGGAGGTTCAGGCTCCCAATCTTAAATTGCCCATGTCAAGAAGAAGTGATTTTTGGAGTTTTTTAACCCGGTTTTCTCCCAAGGCCCTGTATGAAGCCATGGAGATCGCTTACAATCTGATCGGCTATCAAAAACTCTCCCAGGCGATCCAGAAGTTCCAACCCGATTTCATTTACGAAAGATATGCCCTCTATACCTTTGCCGGAGTTCTGGCCGCTAAACGATATGGGATTCCTATCATCTTAGAAGTGAATGCTCCCCTGGCCTATGAGCAAAAGGTATATGGAAAGTTGATTTTCCCTAAGCTTGCAGAGTCCCTGGAGCGCTGGATCACTTCCCATACGACAAAAACTGTGGTGGTTTCAACCCCCCTCAAGAAGCATTTAACTGGTTTAGGGGTTCCAGCCTCTCATCTAGAGGTGATTCCCAATGGAATAGACCCGGAGCAGATTCATCCTGGTATTTCGGGTGAAGGGGTACGTAAAAAATATCATCTGGCAGGTAAAGTAGTCCTTGGCTTTATAGGCTGGTTTAGAAAATGGCATGGGCTTGAAATGTTACTGGAAGTCATGGCCGAAGATTCTTTTAAACAAACCCCTGTTCATCTTCTTCTCATCGGGGAGGGTCCGGCCTACGACTCTCTTCAAAAATATGTGAAGGTGCATGCTCTGTCCGATCGGGTTACCTTCACAGGACCGATTCCTCATCAACAGGTTGCTGCCTATATGGCTGCTATGGATGTTGCGCTACAACCCAGTGCCACCCCTTATGCCTCTCCTATGAAATTATTTGAATATATGGGCATGGGAAAAGCTATTGTGGCCCCTAAGCAAGAAAATATCGAAGAAATTCTGATTCACAATGAAAGCGGAATACTCTTTGAACCTTCTAATAAAAAAGCTCTGGAAGAAGCTATCCTGAAATGTGTACAGGATGCCTCCTTCCGAAGACGAATCGGCAGCAGGGCTCGGGAGCAAATCTTCGAGAGAAAATATCTCTGGAAAGAGAATGCAAAAAAGGTCATCCAGCTTGTTCAAAAAGCTATATGA
- a CDS encoding XrtA/PEP-CTERM system-associated ATPase — protein sequence MYNQFYGFKEKPFKLTPDPDFFYHSSVHRQALAYLTYGLEDKQGFIALTGEVGSGKTTVIQVLLNSLKDTTKVAKINNTNDLTSLQLLEMIVRDFGLTIKGGSKTELLESLNRFLLEQHALGNYALLIVDEAQNFTTALLEEIRLLSNLETSKEKLLQIILSGQPELAHKLRQPELRQLAQRITVTFHMTGLDRKETEGYIHYRLQVAGCQNKNLFTSEAIDHIAEFSRGIPRMINNICDAALLTGFVSEKRQIDEAIVLEVIEELKAVQSPLKETRELSTSNTPKYSPEPSGESVKTGLEALPVTSLLEKKLEELGSKLESVQRAVEKIEQTHRLEPAPETESLQEQRNLSKTPWTWKDDLGEDELIDLEAREKTPVREDISMTDRMPRIAQELITNSAHFPLFALLLKTNVYGFPEYLKNRANLVMWIGTLAQAWFLGSSDRPLHKFLGNFISPFIYSGVGIILQGLSFIQRAESLIFWIYSVINGFLQALRIQVGKEGQKVVKFFEILLRLALIPAFYIFYEVERRRGSITWSALQEFFAEQNSLTEAFKRFQEVVMELFKDPISAYLIEALFILGVLYGLNKVLKAQKQI from the coding sequence ATGTATAATCAATTTTATGGCTTTAAAGAAAAACCTTTTAAATTAACCCCAGATCCAGATTTTTTTTACCATAGCTCCGTTCATAGACAGGCTCTGGCTTATCTGACTTACGGGCTGGAAGATAAACAAGGGTTTATTGCTTTGACCGGAGAGGTGGGCTCTGGAAAGACAACGGTTATTCAGGTTCTTTTAAATAGCTTAAAGGATACCACTAAAGTCGCTAAGATTAATAATACCAATGATCTAACCTCCCTTCAGCTTTTGGAGATGATCGTTCGGGATTTCGGTTTGACTATCAAAGGGGGCTCAAAAACAGAATTGCTAGAAAGTTTGAATCGGTTCTTGCTGGAACAACATGCCTTGGGGAATTATGCGCTACTGATCGTCGATGAAGCTCAAAATTTCACAACAGCTCTGCTGGAAGAAATTCGACTCCTCTCTAACTTAGAAACCAGCAAGGAGAAGTTGTTACAAATCATTTTGTCCGGACAACCCGAGTTAGCCCATAAATTGAGGCAACCCGAATTGAGACAGTTGGCTCAGCGGATTACCGTCACTTTCCATATGACCGGTTTAGATCGAAAAGAAACCGAAGGCTATATTCACTACCGCTTACAGGTAGCCGGCTGCCAAAATAAAAATCTCTTCACATCGGAAGCGATCGATCATATTGCCGAATTTTCTAGAGGAATTCCCCGAATGATTAACAATATCTGTGACGCCGCTCTGCTTACCGGCTTTGTCAGCGAAAAAAGGCAGATCGACGAAGCCATTGTCCTGGAAGTCATCGAAGAGTTAAAGGCCGTTCAAAGTCCCCTTAAGGAGACCCGAGAACTCTCCACTTCCAATACCCCGAAATACTCTCCGGAACCTTCAGGAGAATCCGTTAAAACCGGCCTGGAAGCTTTGCCGGTAACATCTTTACTTGAGAAAAAACTGGAAGAATTGGGGAGTAAACTGGAATCGGTTCAGAGAGCGGTTGAAAAAATAGAACAAACGCATCGTTTAGAACCGGCCCCGGAAACAGAATCCCTTCAAGAACAAAGAAATCTGTCGAAAACCCCATGGACCTGGAAAGACGATTTAGGAGAAGATGAGTTAATAGATCTTGAAGCCAGGGAAAAAACCCCTGTCCGGGAAGACATTTCAATGACGGACCGGATGCCCAGAATTGCGCAAGAGCTTATAACCAACAGTGCCCACTTCCCTCTGTTTGCTCTCTTGTTGAAAACCAATGTATATGGATTCCCGGAGTATTTAAAAAATAGGGCTAACCTGGTTATGTGGATTGGAACCCTTGCACAAGCCTGGTTTTTAGGTTCTTCGGATCGTCCCCTACACAAATTCCTGGGCAACTTTATTTCGCCGTTTATTTACTCGGGGGTTGGGATTATTCTCCAGGGGCTTTCGTTTATCCAACGGGCCGAGTCTTTAATATTCTGGATATATTCTGTGATTAATGGCTTCTTACAGGCCCTGCGTATCCAGGTCGGAAAAGAGGGCCAGAAGGTCGTCAAGTTCTTTGAGATCCTCCTACGGTTGGCTTTGATCCCTGCGTTTTATATCTTTTACGAAGTAGAGCGGAGGAGAGGGAGTATTACATGGAGCGCACTTCAGGAATTCTTCGCCGAACAAAACTCTCTAACAGAAGCTTTTAAGCGATTTCAAGAAGTAGTAATGGAACTTTTTAAAGATCCGATTTCTGCTTACTTGATTGAAGCCCTCTTTATCTTAGGAGTCCTGTATGGACTGAACAAGGTCTTGAAAGCCCAAAAGCAAATCTAG
- a CDS encoding XrtA-associated tyrosine autokinase produces MSKIEEALKKAAQARQLQRIDSTLTDPESIQVMPPSKKPLEKSLLLRNRLVTLTAPQSIEAEQYKKLRTQILQRTKSNFQNTLMVTSAIAGEGKTLTAFNLAITIAQGVHETVLLVDCDFRRPCIHKLLDIESRYGLSDYLTKNIDLAKLLVKTEINKLTILPAGQMPPNPSELLASEKMKNLVKEIKNRYQDRYIIFDSAPLLPTTDPSILARQVDGVILVAQAGRTPRADVVSALKLLEGINVLGVVLNSLDVISPNYYYYYY; encoded by the coding sequence ATGAGCAAAATCGAAGAGGCCTTAAAAAAAGCAGCCCAAGCCAGACAACTCCAAAGAATTGATTCTACCTTAACCGATCCGGAATCTATACAGGTAATGCCGCCTTCTAAAAAACCCCTGGAGAAATCTCTCCTTTTACGTAATCGACTGGTGACCCTGACGGCTCCCCAATCCATCGAGGCCGAGCAATATAAAAAGCTGCGTACTCAAATCCTTCAGCGTACAAAATCTAATTTTCAAAATACCCTTATGGTTACCAGTGCCATCGCCGGTGAAGGAAAGACCCTTACCGCCTTTAATCTGGCCATTACCATTGCTCAAGGGGTTCACGAGACCGTTCTCCTGGTAGATTGTGATTTTCGCAGGCCTTGTATCCATAAACTCCTGGATATTGAATCCAGGTATGGTTTGTCGGATTACTTAACCAAGAATATTGATCTGGCTAAACTCCTGGTGAAAACGGAAATTAACAAGCTAACCATTCTTCCAGCGGGTCAAATGCCCCCTAATCCTTCTGAGTTGCTGGCCTCAGAGAAAATGAAAAATCTGGTTAAAGAGATCAAAAACAGATACCAGGATCGCTATATCATTTTCGATTCGGCACCCCTGTTACCGACCACAGACCCCAGTATCCTGGCCAGGCAGGTGGATGGGGTCATCCTGGTTGCCCAGGCCGGTCGAACACCCCGAGCGGATGTAGTTTCCGCTTTAAAACTCCTGGAAGGCATTAACGTTCTGGGAGTTGTGCTGAACAGCCTGGACGTCATTTCTCCCAATTATTATTACTATTACTATTAA